The Bremerella cremea genomic sequence ACAACGGTACAAATCATCAAGCCGTAATTCGCAGGCTACGTCGAGACGAAACTTACGAGTCTCGGTACAAGCAGAGCCCCCACAAAAGATAAACCGTACCAAGCCCTCTCCCGATTAAAAGGGAGAGGGGACACGATTTGTGGTGCCAGCGCGAAGAATGCGCTTAAGCGCCAATGCCGTGGGCTTTTTCGTAGGCGGCGATTTCGTCTTCGTGCGTGAGCGTCAAAGCGATGTCGTCGAGCCCGTTGAGCAGTTTGTGGCGGCGGAATTCGTCGATCTCGAACGGAATTTCCAGGCCTTGCCCGTCGGTGATCTTCTTTGTTTCCAGGTCGATCGTCAGCTTGTAGCCTTCGGTCTTGGCCTGGCGTTGGAAGATCTCTTCGATCTGTTCTTCGGTCAACGGAATCGGCAGAACGCCGTTCTTGAAACAGTTGTTGAAGAAGATATCGGCGAAGCTGGGGGCCAGCACCGCACGGATACCGTAGTCGTCGATGGCCCAAACGGCATGCTCACGGCTCGAACCGTTACCGAAGTTACGACGAGCTACCAAGATGGAAGCTCCGGCAACTTCGGGCTTGTTAAGTTCAAATTCCGGATTGGGCGAGCCATCGTCCAGAAACCGCCAGTCGAAGAAGAGAAACTGACCAAAGCCAGTTCGTTCGATCCGCTTCAAAAACTGCTTCGGAATAATTTGGTCCGTATCGACGTTGGCCCGGTCCATGGTCGCGACCAAGCCGGTCTCTTTAATGAATGCTTGCATGTTGGTTTATTCACTTATGTAGGGTCCGCTATGCGGACCAAAAATGCAGGTTCATGCCAAAGTGGGTAACATCAACCATCGCAAGGCCCACCTCACGGGCCCTACGTGATTGGTTGTTTTCAACTATTTGTAGTCCCACTCGCGGACGTCGACAAAGTGCCCAGAGATTCCAGCGGCGGCGGCCATCTCGGGGCTGACCAGATGAGTACGCCCACCTTTGCCTTGGCGACCTTCGAAGTTACGGTTGCTGGTCGAAGCACAACGTTCGCCTGGTTCCAGCTTGTCGGGGTTCATTGCCAGACACATGCTGCAACCTGCTTCACGCCATTCAAAACCGGCTTCGGTGAAGACCTTATCGAGCCCTTCTTCTTGAGCCTGCTTTCGCACCAAGCCACTTCCTGGCACAACCATCGCATGGACGTGATCTGCTTTCTTGTGACCTTTCACAACGCTGGCAGCAGCACGCAAATCTTCGATGCGGCCGTTGGTACACGAGCCAATAAAGACGCGGTTGATCTTCACGTCGGTCATCGGAGCCCCAGCTTTGAGGTCCATGTACTCCAGGGCCGATTCGGTCGAACGGCGTTCCGTCGCATCGGCGAAGTCGCCCGGCGAAGGGACGTTGGCATTGACGGCACAAACCTGACCAGGATTGGTTCCCCAGGTCACTTGCGGAGCAATATCCTTGGCTTGGAATTCAATGACTTTGTCGTACTGGGCGCCTGGATCGGAAGGCAAGTTCTTCCAACATTCGATGGCAGCGTCCATGTCTTTCGGGGCGAACTCACGACCGCGAATATACTCGAAGGTGGTTTCGTCTGGGGCAATCATGCCAGCCCGGGCACCCGCTTCGATCGACATATTGCAGACGGTCATCCGCTGTTCCATCGTCAAGTTACGCACGGCTTCGCCCGTGTATTCCAAGACGTAGCCTGTTCCGCCAGAGGTGGTCAGGTGCCCAATCAGGTACAGCACCAAATCCTTCGCGGTAACTCCCTTGGGCAGCGTTCCATTGACGCGCAGTTCCATCGTCTTGGGTGGGCTTTGCAGCAACGTTTGCGTAGCCAGTACGTGCTCGACTTCGCTTGTCCCAATACCAAACGCCAACGCACCAAAAGCACCATGCGTAGCGGTGTGACTATCGCCGCAGACGATCGTCATGCCAGGCTGCGTCAGGCCAAGCTCAGGGCCGATCACGTGGACGACGCCTTGCTTGATGTCGTTAAGGTCGAACAATTGAACGCCGAATTCTTCGCAGTTACGGCGGAGTGTGTCGATCTGCTGCTTAGAGATCGGATCGACGATCGGAAGCGAACGGTCGGTCGTCGGCACGTTGTGGTCAGGCGTCGCCTTGGTTAGTTCTGGGCGGCGAACCTTGCGGCCAGCTAGCCGCAGTCCTTCAAACGCTTGGGCACTAGTAACTTCATGCACCAATTGAAGGTCAATGTACAGAAGGGTCTGCTTGCCAGGTTCGGCAACGACACAGTGGTTGTCCCAGATCTTCTGGAACATCGTACGGGGGGCATTCTCCGCGATCATTCAACTCTTCCCCAAACGGCTTTGAATAGGCCAACAATAGAAGGACACAAGTGACACAAAAAGTTCACTTGGGCAGCCACTTCCCTAGCGAACAGCCAGAGAGAGTTGGCATAATGGTAGAGCGGCATTATATCCCGTTTTCCCGCCAACCGGGAGGGGCAGGGGGCAAG encodes the following:
- the leuD gene encoding 3-isopropylmalate dehydratase small subunit — encoded protein: MQAFIKETGLVATMDRANVDTDQIIPKQFLKRIERTGFGQFLFFDWRFLDDGSPNPEFELNKPEVAGASILVARRNFGNGSSREHAVWAIDDYGIRAVLAPSFADIFFNNCFKNGVLPIPLTEEQIEEIFQRQAKTEGYKLTIDLETKKITDGQGLEIPFEIDEFRRHKLLNGLDDIALTLTHEDEIAAYEKAHGIGA
- the leuC gene encoding 3-isopropylmalate dehydratase large subunit, with protein sequence MIAENAPRTMFQKIWDNHCVVAEPGKQTLLYIDLQLVHEVTSAQAFEGLRLAGRKVRRPELTKATPDHNVPTTDRSLPIVDPISKQQIDTLRRNCEEFGVQLFDLNDIKQGVVHVIGPELGLTQPGMTIVCGDSHTATHGAFGALAFGIGTSEVEHVLATQTLLQSPPKTMELRVNGTLPKGVTAKDLVLYLIGHLTTSGGTGYVLEYTGEAVRNLTMEQRMTVCNMSIEAGARAGMIAPDETTFEYIRGREFAPKDMDAAIECWKNLPSDPGAQYDKVIEFQAKDIAPQVTWGTNPGQVCAVNANVPSPGDFADATERRSTESALEYMDLKAGAPMTDVKINRVFIGSCTNGRIEDLRAAASVVKGHKKADHVHAMVVPGSGLVRKQAQEEGLDKVFTEAGFEWREAGCSMCLAMNPDKLEPGERCASTSNRNFEGRQGKGGRTHLVSPEMAAAAGISGHFVDVREWDYK